One Haloarcula sp. CBA1127 genomic window carries:
- a CDS encoding TetR/AcrR family transcriptional regulator: protein MGGPSDRTFSEQTEEIMQATYRALREHGYADLTIKRIADEYGKSTAAVHYYYDTKDDLLAAFLDYLLERFVDSIHDVETTDPEARLEILLDELLVKPQENPDLSVALLEMRSQAPYKEAFSDRFRQNDEYIRYLLKAVINHGIDEGVFTDVDADHVTRSLLTIIDGARTRAVMLDDTEELETARQTASEYADAMLR from the coding sequence ATGGGTGGACCATCGGACCGCACCTTCTCGGAACAGACCGAGGAGATAATGCAGGCAACCTACCGGGCGTTGCGCGAACACGGGTACGCTGATCTCACAATAAAACGAATCGCGGACGAGTACGGCAAATCGACGGCTGCAGTGCACTATTACTACGACACGAAAGACGACCTTCTTGCGGCCTTTCTCGATTATCTGCTGGAGCGGTTCGTCGATTCGATTCACGACGTTGAGACAACGGACCCCGAAGCCCGACTGGAAATATTGCTCGATGAACTGCTCGTCAAGCCGCAGGAAAACCCCGATCTCTCGGTCGCCTTGCTAGAGATGCGGAGTCAAGCACCGTACAAGGAGGCGTTCAGCGACCGGTTCCGCCAGAACGACGAGTACATTCGCTATCTGCTCAAGGCGGTCATCAACCACGGAATCGACGAGGGTGTGTTCACCGACGTCGATGCGGATCACGTTACTCGTTCGCTGCTGACGATCATCGACGGTGCCCGGACCCGTGCCGTAATGCTGGACGACACCGAGGAACTTGAAACGGCCCGACAGACGGCGAGTGAGTACGCCGACGCGATGTTACGGTGA
- a CDS encoding TetR/AcrR family transcriptional regulator — translation MDDDTATEILEATYRALCQHGYAALTVKDIAAEADRSKASIHYYYDSKENLFAEFLDFLYERYTAKIAGVEGNTPREELDSLLDTVLTDGRRTPGQEFRTALLEIKAQAPYNDAFRTQLAKFDAALFDQLREIIAAGVETGEFDSAVEPAVAAEFLVTAITGAYTRHVATDRSIDRFNETITRYAETHLLADTPVEATR, via the coding sequence ATGGATGACGATACAGCTACCGAAATTCTCGAGGCGACGTACCGCGCCCTCTGCCAGCACGGGTACGCCGCGCTCACGGTCAAGGACATCGCTGCCGAGGCAGACCGGAGCAAAGCGTCTATTCACTACTACTACGACAGCAAAGAGAACCTCTTTGCGGAGTTTCTGGACTTCTTGTACGAACGATACACTGCAAAAATAGCGGGAGTGGAGGGGAACACGCCGCGGGAAGAACTCGATTCGCTGTTGGATACAGTTCTCACCGATGGGCGACGAACGCCCGGCCAGGAGTTCAGAACAGCGTTACTCGAAATAAAGGCACAGGCCCCGTACAACGACGCTTTCCGGACACAACTGGCCAAGTTCGATGCTGCTCTCTTTGACCAGTTGCGGGAAATTATCGCGGCCGGCGTCGAAACCGGGGAGTTCGATAGCGCGGTCGAGCCGGCCGTCGCAGCGGAGTTCCTCGTGACGGCGATCACAGGTGCCTACACCCGGCACGTCGCCACAGATCGTTCGATAGACAGATTCAACGAGACGATTACGCGATACGCTGAGACCCATCTCCTGGCGGACACGCCAGTGGAGGCGACCCGCTGA
- a CDS encoding DUF2249 domain-containing protein yields the protein MPTEIQLRDQSEGKRREQLFDVLSGAEVGDTIEVVADRDIDPWLVRYQLEQGRSLEWVYAHPDAEPRELQVTVGEPIGDESLPSIDVRDLKPQRRHEVLLEIFDGLAAGDGFVLVNDHDPKPLYHELKSMHGDVIEWDYASQGGGEWRVEIVKTGASETTDEDIVTRYDVREIPKQERHPTIHHRYGMIPEGGTMELIAPHEPRPLQREFKQQYGDAFAWEVVESEPGRCRVQITKTESTGESDESDTAADAVSAAPSDDESLNITEELDVRDLPPAQRHEQIFEAYAELDTGSGFVLVNDHDPKPLYHQFEAEAGPEFRWTYRQQDPGEFRVLIGKAETTVDESADEETEAPF from the coding sequence ATGCCAACAGAGATTCAGTTGCGAGACCAGTCGGAAGGAAAACGTCGTGAACAGCTTTTCGACGTACTGTCGGGAGCCGAGGTCGGTGATACCATCGAAGTCGTGGCCGACAGGGATATCGACCCCTGGCTGGTGCGCTACCAGCTAGAACAGGGCCGGTCGCTGGAGTGGGTATACGCACATCCCGACGCAGAGCCGCGAGAGCTCCAAGTGACCGTCGGCGAGCCGATTGGGGACGAGTCACTCCCCTCAATCGACGTCCGTGACCTGAAGCCACAGCGACGACACGAGGTGCTTCTGGAGATCTTCGACGGTCTGGCGGCGGGTGACGGGTTCGTCCTCGTCAACGACCACGACCCCAAGCCGCTGTACCACGAGCTCAAATCGATGCATGGAGATGTAATCGAGTGGGACTACGCGAGTCAGGGCGGCGGCGAATGGCGGGTCGAGATCGTCAAGACCGGCGCTTCCGAGACCACCGACGAAGACATCGTTACGCGGTACGACGTCCGCGAAATCCCCAAACAGGAGCGGCATCCGACGATCCATCACCGCTACGGAATGATACCCGAGGGCGGGACGATGGAACTCATCGCCCCACACGAGCCGCGGCCCCTGCAACGGGAGTTCAAACAGCAGTACGGCGACGCGTTCGCCTGGGAGGTCGTCGAGTCTGAGCCCGGCCGCTGTCGCGTCCAGATCACGAAAACAGAGAGTACGGGGGAATCCGATGAATCGGATACCGCTGCCGATGCCGTGTCGGCAGCCCCGTCTGACGACGAGTCACTCAATATCACCGAGGAACTCGATGTCAGAGATCTCCCGCCAGCACAGCGACACGAGCAGATCTTCGAGGCGTACGCCGAACTGGACACCGGGAGCGGATTCGTCCTCGTCAACGACCACGACCCCAAGCCGCTGTACCACCAGTTCGAGGCCGAGGCGGGCCCGGAGTTCCGCTGGACCTACCGGCAGCAAGACCCCGGCGAGTTCAGAGTCCTGATCGGAAAGGCCGAGACGACCGTCGACGAGTCAGCTGACGAAGAGACGGAGGCCCCGTTCTAA
- a CDS encoding MATE family efflux transporter, which produces MGIRSRVGALFKGPEEFDLTSGGIGKPLFFLSMPIVITNLFQTAYNLADTFWLGQYSTDALAAISFAFPMVFLLISLGMGISVAGSVLVAQFTGAGEERDAEYAASQTVTFAVIVSFVLGIVGYLGVDTFLSLMGASEDVLPMATSYMEVISLGLLFMFGFFVFVALMRGYGDTITPMLVMFGSVVLNIIIDPFLIFGWTVVENAPLVGTVSFPELGIEGAAIATVFSRALALIVGLAIMFRGNRGVQIHLRDMAPDLSYLRRLVRIGLPASVEGTGRALSMNLLLVIVAMFPDTVVAAYGIGTRVFSVVFLPAIAVARGVETMTGQNMGADKPDRAAKAAGLAATVLFGVLTLAGVLVWFTAAPIADLFTTDPEVVEITTQFLRYVALSFGFIGIMRAYTGSFRGAGKTLTAAAISVLMLGIIRFPIAWFAAVPLGETGIWISFAVSNVAGALIAYGWYRRGTWRDSNLTEAKVDIDEAGVEMSADGD; this is translated from the coding sequence ATGGGGATTCGAAGTCGCGTTGGTGCTCTGTTCAAGGGCCCTGAGGAGTTCGACCTCACGTCGGGTGGCATCGGGAAGCCGCTGTTCTTCCTCTCGATGCCGATTGTCATCACGAACCTCTTCCAGACTGCGTACAACCTCGCGGACACGTTCTGGCTCGGCCAGTACAGCACGGATGCGCTGGCGGCAATCAGCTTCGCGTTCCCGATGGTATTCCTCCTCATCTCACTCGGAATGGGCATATCCGTTGCCGGCAGCGTCCTCGTCGCACAGTTTACCGGTGCGGGCGAGGAGCGCGACGCCGAGTACGCCGCCTCACAGACGGTGACGTTCGCCGTCATCGTCTCGTTCGTTCTCGGTATCGTGGGCTATCTCGGCGTCGATACGTTTCTCAGCCTGATGGGCGCGTCAGAAGATGTCCTGCCCATGGCGACCAGCTACATGGAGGTCATCTCGCTCGGCCTACTGTTCATGTTCGGCTTCTTCGTCTTCGTCGCGCTCATGCGGGGCTACGGTGACACGATAACGCCGATGCTCGTCATGTTCGGCTCGGTTGTCCTCAACATCATCATCGACCCGTTCCTGATATTCGGCTGGACGGTCGTCGAGAACGCGCCGCTCGTCGGGACAGTCTCGTTCCCCGAGCTCGGCATCGAAGGGGCTGCCATCGCGACCGTCTTTTCGCGGGCGCTGGCGCTGATCGTCGGGCTGGCGATCATGTTCCGAGGGAACCGCGGCGTCCAGATTCACCTCCGCGATATGGCTCCAGACCTGTCGTATCTCCGCCGTCTCGTTCGCATTGGCCTACCCGCCTCCGTCGAGGGGACGGGCCGTGCGCTGTCGATGAACCTGCTGCTGGTCATCGTCGCGATGTTCCCGGATACGGTTGTCGCCGCCTACGGCATCGGGACGCGCGTGTTCTCGGTCGTCTTCCTGCCAGCTATCGCAGTCGCCCGCGGCGTCGAGACGATGACCGGTCAGAACATGGGGGCGGATAAGCCGGACCGGGCAGCGAAAGCGGCCGGCCTCGCGGCGACGGTGCTTTTCGGCGTGCTCACCCTGGCTGGAGTCCTCGTCTGGTTCACCGCCGCACCGATAGCCGACCTGTTCACGACGGACCCCGAGGTGGTCGAAATCACGACGCAGTTCCTCCGGTACGTCGCGCTTTCCTTCGGCTTCATCGGCATCATGCGGGCCTACACCGGGAGCTTCCGTGGTGCCGGGAAGACGCTCACCGCCGCGGCAATCTCGGTGTTGATGCTCGGGATCATCCGCTTCCCGATTGCGTGGTTCGCCGCTGTGCCACTCGGCGAAACCGGAATCTGGATATCGTTCGCCGTCTCGAACGTCGCAGGGGCGCTCATTGCCTACGGCTGGTATCGACGCGGGACGTGGCGAGACAGCAACCTCACCGAAGCCAAAGTTGATATTGATGAAGCGGGCGTCGAGATGTCGGCGGATGGAGACTGA
- a CDS encoding AIM24 family protein — MDLQEFVRSNAPEDGGDGFQKENNRLLDIPLDGTVMVKAGSMVAYTGEVTFTGKSSAEGGITGFVKEAVSGEGTPVMEAEGNGHLYVAENGKKVQVLTLADGESISVNGTDVLAFESTIDYEINTVGSLSGMAAGGLTNVYLTGPGEVALTTHGDPLVMTPPVFTDPDATVAWSSNLSPSIEMNKTFEIGQTSGESLQMEFTGDDGFVVIQPNEEGSVTQSQS; from the coding sequence ATGGACTTACAAGAATTCGTCCGCTCTAACGCCCCCGAAGACGGTGGCGATGGCTTCCAGAAAGAGAACAACAGGCTGCTCGACATCCCGCTCGACGGAACGGTGATGGTCAAAGCCGGGTCGATGGTCGCGTACACCGGCGAGGTCACGTTCACTGGCAAGTCCTCGGCGGAAGGCGGTATCACGGGCTTCGTCAAGGAGGCCGTGAGTGGCGAAGGGACGCCGGTCATGGAGGCCGAAGGGAACGGCCACCTCTACGTGGCCGAGAACGGCAAGAAGGTACAGGTGCTGACTCTCGCTGACGGGGAATCGATATCGGTCAACGGGACTGACGTGCTCGCGTTCGAATCAACCATCGATTACGAAATCAACACTGTCGGCAGCCTCTCCGGCATGGCCGCCGGCGGCCTGACGAACGTCTACCTCACCGGCCCCGGCGAAGTCGCACTGACGACACACGGCGACCCGCTGGTAATGACGCCGCCGGTCTTCACCGACCCGGACGCGACCGTTGCGTGGAGTTCGAACCTCTCGCCGTCTATCGAGATGAACAAGACGTTCGAAATCGGCCAGACCTCCGGGGAGTCGCTACAGATGGAGTTCACCGGCGACGACGGGTTCGTCGTCATCCAGCCGAACGAGGAGGGGTCTGTCACACAGAGTCAGAGCTAA
- the ric gene encoding iron-sulfur cluster repair di-iron protein — MTEPINPNRPLGVLVRENPAFARVFEAVGLDFCCGGDQTLRTACTEADLDIDAIRERLDEARRQSEDPGDEWKSMTALIEHVVDSHHQYLREELPALEQLAEKVRVVHAEEHPELADIEREVLELAEEMRQHTTEEERDVFPVIEKLDGGAALTDEERALLDEALADLESDHEATAEHLERIAELSDGYAVPDDACPSYQSLLERLETLEQDTHMHVHKENNVLFPQVESQLAGQV; from the coding sequence ATGACTGAACCAATCAACCCGAACCGACCGCTCGGCGTACTCGTCAGAGAGAACCCGGCGTTCGCTCGCGTCTTCGAAGCGGTCGGGCTCGATTTCTGCTGTGGCGGTGACCAGACGCTCCGGACAGCCTGTACCGAAGCGGACCTCGATATCGATGCCATCCGGGAGCGTCTAGACGAGGCGCGCCGACAAAGCGAGGATCCCGGGGACGAATGGAAGTCGATGACTGCACTCATCGAACACGTCGTCGACAGCCACCATCAGTACCTCCGCGAGGAGCTGCCAGCCCTAGAACAGCTCGCTGAAAAAGTTCGGGTCGTCCATGCGGAAGAGCATCCAGAGCTGGCGGACATCGAGCGGGAAGTCCTCGAACTGGCCGAGGAGATGCGTCAGCACACGACAGAGGAGGAACGGGACGTGTTTCCCGTCATCGAGAAACTCGATGGGGGCGCTGCACTCACGGACGAGGAGAGAGCGCTTCTGGACGAGGCGCTCGCGGATCTCGAATCGGATCACGAAGCGACAGCCGAGCACCTCGAACGGATTGCGGAGCTGAGCGACGGGTACGCAGTCCCGGACGACGCCTGTCCGAGCTATCAGAGCCTGCTCGAACGACTCGAAACACTGGAACAGGACACGCATATGCACGTCCACAAGGAGAACAACGTCCTGTTCCCGCAGGTGGAATCACAACTTGCGGGCCAAGTCTGA
- a CDS encoding class I SAM-dependent methyltransferase, with product MPTEPNANQNPSSPLFAAIYDPATTLIERTLLQPHREYLVANLDGTVLDLGAGTGAMFPYFDSVATASTEFHAVEPDPHMRRQAAEKANAQARPIRIEASPAEALPYDEESFDVVIASMVFCTIPDIESAMSEVARVLKPGGELRFFEHVIDDGWRARIQSALAPLWKRLAGGCHLTRQTGTRLVADQSFAVVEIDRLNLGVTPIRPFVRGRLRKRSVSSTQ from the coding sequence ATGCCCACAGAGCCGAACGCCAATCAGAATCCCTCGTCGCCGCTGTTTGCAGCTATCTACGATCCGGCAACGACGCTCATCGAACGGACCCTCCTACAGCCACATCGTGAGTATCTGGTAGCAAATCTGGATGGAACGGTGCTGGACCTCGGCGCTGGAACCGGCGCGATGTTTCCGTATTTCGATAGCGTGGCGACCGCCTCGACGGAGTTTCACGCTGTCGAGCCGGACCCACATATGCGGCGGCAGGCAGCAGAGAAGGCGAACGCGCAGGCCAGGCCGATTCGCATCGAGGCGTCACCGGCCGAAGCCCTCCCGTACGACGAGGAATCCTTCGACGTCGTTATCGCGTCGATGGTGTTCTGTACGATACCGGACATCGAATCCGCGATGAGTGAGGTTGCCCGCGTACTCAAACCCGGCGGCGAACTGCGGTTCTTCGAACACGTCATCGACGACGGCTGGCGCGCCCGGATTCAGTCGGCTCTCGCACCGCTCTGGAAACGACTCGCCGGCGGTTGTCATCTCACTCGGCAGACAGGGACACGGCTCGTCGCTGACCAATCATTCGCTGTCGTCGAAATCGATCGACTCAATCTGGGCGTAACACCAATCCGTCCGTTCGTTCGGGGACGGCTCCGCAAGCGCTCGGTGTCTTCGACGCAGTAA